The following coding sequences lie in one Apium graveolens cultivar Ventura chromosome 3, ASM990537v1, whole genome shotgun sequence genomic window:
- the LOC141710619 gene encoding aluminum-activated malate transporter 8-like isoform X1 has product MEIESTTCEKGLMSRLCDWAKALFGKIRTKMGNVVNRIMKLAIDDPRRVIHSFKVALALTFVSLIYYIRPLYDGFGVTGIWAVLTVVVVFEFTVGGTLSKGINRGIATFCAGGLALAANYIAIHLGKEGEPVFLGCLLFLLAAVSTFVRFFPHIKRRYDYGVLIFILTFSMVAISGYRVEKIIELANQRLFTIIVGGATCMVVSLFLCPVWAGEDLHKLIALNMEKLASFLEEFGGEYFKLHEEESTRDVDICSKDKLLFLHGYKSVLNSKASEESLANFAWWEPGHGRFKFSHPWKLYLKTGVLIRQCAYHIEALNGYLNTDIQVQSEFHKTIAEPCMKMSSESGKALKELASSLRDMKRPSTSSTHIKNCEAAISDLRAALEASSPGRADILKIIPSIAVGSLLIDITKCVGKISESIHELSDKASFESTESTLSSHIIIHRGSTVKPLISDTTHGNDDNRVHVVIINTTPSATCPRLV; this is encoded by the exons ATGGAAATTGAGTCAACGACATGTGAGAAGGGGCTTATGAGTCGGCTATGTGACTGGGCCAAGGCTTTATTTGGCAAGATTAGGACAAAAATGGGGAATGTTGTGAACAGAATAATGAAGCTGGCAATAGATGATCCGAGGAGAGTTATACACTCTTTTAAAGTTGCATTAGCTCTCACATTTGTCTCCTTGATTTACTATATCAGGCCTTTATATGACGGATTTGGCGTAACAGGAATCTGGGCTGTTTTAACCGTAGTCGTAGTTTTTGAATTTACAGTAG GTGGAACCTTAAGCAAAGGTATAAATAGAGGGATCGCAACATTTTGTGCTGGTGGTCTAGCACTTGCAGCTAATTACATAGCTATCCATCTTGGAAAGGAAGGGGAGCCTGTTTTTCTTGGTTGTCTGCTCTTCCTTCTTG CTGCAGTATCGACATTTGTAAGATTTTTTCCGCATATAAAGAGGAGGTATGACTACGGGGTGTTGATATTCATATTAACGTTTAGCATGGTAGCTATCTCCGGTTATCGAGTTGAAAAAATCATAGAGCTGGCAAACCAACGCCTATTCACAATCATCGTCGGTGGTGCTACTTGTATGGTCGTATCATTATTCCTTTGTCCTGTTTGGGCGGGTGAAGATTTACACAAACTCATTGCTCTTAACATGGAAAAGCTTGCCAGCTTCTTAGAAG AATTTGGAGGTGAATACTTTAAACTTCATGAGGAGGAAAGTACTAGAGATGTTGATATCTGTAGCAAAGACAAGCTTCTCTTTCTTCATGGATACAAAAGTGTTTTAAATAGCAAAGCATCCGAAGAATCGCTG GCAAATTTTGCATGGTGGGAACCAGGTCACGGAAGATTTAAGTTCAGTCACCCTTGGAAGCTATACTTAAAAACTGGAGTCCTAATTAGGCAATGTGCATATCATATTGAAGCTCTTAATGGCTACCTCAATACCGATATCCAA GTACAGTCAGAATTTCACAAAACAATTGCAGAGCCATGTATGAAGATGAGCTCAGAATCAGGCAAGGCTTTGAAAGAATTAGCTTCCTCATTGAGAGACATGAAGCGTCCATCTACCTCCAGTACACACATTAAAAATTGTGAAGCAGCCATTAGTGATCTTCGAGCTGCACTCGAAGCTTCTTCACCTGGCCGAGCAGATATATTGAAAATCATACCGTCCATTGCAGTCGGCTCCTTACTAATTGATATAACTAAATGCGTCGGAAAAATCTCTGAGTCCATCCATGAACTTTCGGACAAGGCCTCTTTCGAAAGTACAGAGTCAACTCTATCTTCACATATAATTATTCACCGTGGTAGTACTGTAAAGCCTCTAATAAGCGACACTACTCATGGAAATGATGATAACCGCGTCCATGTCGTTATTATAAATACTACTCCCTCGGCCACTTGCCCTAGACTAGTATGA
- the LOC141710619 gene encoding aluminum-activated malate transporter 8-like isoform X2: MEIESTTCEKGLMSRLCDWAKALFGKIRTKMGNVVNRIMKLAIDDPRRVIHSFKVALALTFVSLIYYIRPLYDGFGVTGIWAVLTVVVVFEFTVGGTLSKGINRGIATFCAGGLALAANYIAIHLGKEGEPVFLAAVSTFVRFFPHIKRRYDYGVLIFILTFSMVAISGYRVEKIIELANQRLFTIIVGGATCMVVSLFLCPVWAGEDLHKLIALNMEKLASFLEEFGGEYFKLHEEESTRDVDICSKDKLLFLHGYKSVLNSKASEESLANFAWWEPGHGRFKFSHPWKLYLKTGVLIRQCAYHIEALNGYLNTDIQVQSEFHKTIAEPCMKMSSESGKALKELASSLRDMKRPSTSSTHIKNCEAAISDLRAALEASSPGRADILKIIPSIAVGSLLIDITKCVGKISESIHELSDKASFESTESTLSSHIIIHRGSTVKPLISDTTHGNDDNRVHVVIINTTPSATCPRLV, translated from the exons ATGGAAATTGAGTCAACGACATGTGAGAAGGGGCTTATGAGTCGGCTATGTGACTGGGCCAAGGCTTTATTTGGCAAGATTAGGACAAAAATGGGGAATGTTGTGAACAGAATAATGAAGCTGGCAATAGATGATCCGAGGAGAGTTATACACTCTTTTAAAGTTGCATTAGCTCTCACATTTGTCTCCTTGATTTACTATATCAGGCCTTTATATGACGGATTTGGCGTAACAGGAATCTGGGCTGTTTTAACCGTAGTCGTAGTTTTTGAATTTACAGTAG GTGGAACCTTAAGCAAAGGTATAAATAGAGGGATCGCAACATTTTGTGCTGGTGGTCTAGCACTTGCAGCTAATTACATAGCTATCCATCTTGGAAAGGAAGGGGAGCCTGTTTTTCTTG CTGCAGTATCGACATTTGTAAGATTTTTTCCGCATATAAAGAGGAGGTATGACTACGGGGTGTTGATATTCATATTAACGTTTAGCATGGTAGCTATCTCCGGTTATCGAGTTGAAAAAATCATAGAGCTGGCAAACCAACGCCTATTCACAATCATCGTCGGTGGTGCTACTTGTATGGTCGTATCATTATTCCTTTGTCCTGTTTGGGCGGGTGAAGATTTACACAAACTCATTGCTCTTAACATGGAAAAGCTTGCCAGCTTCTTAGAAG AATTTGGAGGTGAATACTTTAAACTTCATGAGGAGGAAAGTACTAGAGATGTTGATATCTGTAGCAAAGACAAGCTTCTCTTTCTTCATGGATACAAAAGTGTTTTAAATAGCAAAGCATCCGAAGAATCGCTG GCAAATTTTGCATGGTGGGAACCAGGTCACGGAAGATTTAAGTTCAGTCACCCTTGGAAGCTATACTTAAAAACTGGAGTCCTAATTAGGCAATGTGCATATCATATTGAAGCTCTTAATGGCTACCTCAATACCGATATCCAA GTACAGTCAGAATTTCACAAAACAATTGCAGAGCCATGTATGAAGATGAGCTCAGAATCAGGCAAGGCTTTGAAAGAATTAGCTTCCTCATTGAGAGACATGAAGCGTCCATCTACCTCCAGTACACACATTAAAAATTGTGAAGCAGCCATTAGTGATCTTCGAGCTGCACTCGAAGCTTCTTCACCTGGCCGAGCAGATATATTGAAAATCATACCGTCCATTGCAGTCGGCTCCTTACTAATTGATATAACTAAATGCGTCGGAAAAATCTCTGAGTCCATCCATGAACTTTCGGACAAGGCCTCTTTCGAAAGTACAGAGTCAACTCTATCTTCACATATAATTATTCACCGTGGTAGTACTGTAAAGCCTCTAATAAGCGACACTACTCATGGAAATGATGATAACCGCGTCCATGTCGTTATTATAAATACTACTCCCTCGGCCACTTGCCCTAGACTAGTATGA